Sequence from the Clostridium saccharobutylicum DSM 13864 genome:
CCAATAAATCCTATAGCTATTCCTGCAATTGGTCCATAAATTACTGCCATTAATGCTAAAAATGCATATGCAGTTTGAATTTCTGTATTAGGAATACCAGTTGGAATTGATGCAAAACGTGCTAAAATCATAAATACAGCTGATCCAATACCAATAGCAACAATTGTCTTGATGCCAAAAATCTCTTTTTTCATACTTTGTCCCTCCCCTATAACTTCAGACTCACCAAAATACTAATCTCTTATTTTTCAAGTGCGTCCTAATGCCAATTCTACCTTCTAATATTTGTAAATTTAACTCTAATAAATTCATAATTATATTATTTAATGTTTAAGTAAAATGACATTACATTATTATAGAATAGAACTAATTTATAATCAATATATTTTCTCATTTATTCCAAACATGACCTTTAGACCGTGAAAATAAATAACAAGTCCAATTTGGCATGATTGTTTTCTTTCATTCGCCTAAATTTTAATTTTCAATCAGATTAATTAAAAAATACTCCTCTTATCCATAATCTTAAGTTCATCTAAATAACTATCATTAATTTCCGCTTCCTCAAATGTAGCCATATTATTCATTACTGCACATGCTGAATCTATTATCGAAAATGATAATGGACATCCACTACCTTCTCCTAGTGCCATATCTAAATTTAAGATTGGACTTAATTCTAACTCTTTCATAGCAACTTTAAATCCTATTTCTCTTGAACCATGAGATGTAAACATATAGTCTCTAGTTTTGTTATTTAATCTAAAAGCAATTAATGCTGCTACTACTGATATGAATCCATCAATAACAACAGGAACTTTATAATAAGCCGCTCCTATAAATACCCCTGCCATAGCTGCAATATCAAATCCACCTACTTTCGAAACAACATCTATTGGATCTTCTTTAAGTGGTGCATTTATTTTTATTGCTTTTTTTATTACATTTATTTTTCGTAAAAATGCTTCATCAGTTACTCCTCCCCCTCTGCCTACAACATTTTCCACCTTAGCTCCTGTTAAAACTGATAAGACTGCACTACTTGTTGAGGTATTTCCTATTCCCATTTCTCCAACCCCAAGAATTTCATATCCTTCTTCTTTTGCTTTTTTAACAGCTTCTATACCAACTAAAATAGCTTTTATAGCTTCTTCGTAACTCATAGCTTGGCCTTTTGCAATGTTATTAGTTGATTTCCTTATTTTTTTGTTAATAACCTTTGGATGATTAAAATCACAGTTTATCCCTACATCAATAACCATAAGATCTGTATTATTAGCCTTAGCTAAAACTGCAACCCCTGTTAATCCCTTTGTAAAATTAATAGTTTGCGCTAAAGTTACAGACTGTGGAGCTGAGGCAACACCTTCTTCTACAACTCCATTATCAGAACACATAATTATTACAATTTTTTTATTGATGTTATTCTTTATTTCTCCTGTAATTCCAGAAAGCTTTATAGCTATTTCTTCAAGCTTTCCTAAACTTTTTAATGGTTTAGCAAGTGAAGTCATTCTATCAGTAGCTTGTAGTATAGAATCTTTATGTAAATCTTCTATGCCTTGAATTATGTTTCTTAATTGATTTAAATTCTTGTCCATCTTTATCTCCCCAAATCTCTTTTTATTTATAATTAGGCACAATCAAATAAATAACAAGTCCATGTGCCTTATAAATTATACTACTAAACTAACCTAAAAAATATAAATCTTTTTATCTATTTCTCATCAATTAATTTAGCTTTATTGTATTTTCAAATAAAAAAATAGTGCAAAATTCACTATATTTTTGCACTAAAAATTAACATATATTTTCTCTACGTACATACAAAACAAACTTATTAAATATTAGCTATACTTTTTCATAATTTAATATCTACATAATGAATAAACTTGCCCTAATATTATTTAATTTTGTTTCATTATGCCTCTATATCGCCCTTTATTTTTAAATCCCAATTTAATTCCTTATTTAACTGCTTTATAGCAGGTTTTATAATACCCTCTATATAACATTGTACAGTCATTCTCTTTGCTGATTCATCCCAATATGAATTTACCAAAAAAAATTTCCCTTTAAATTCTGGTTGAAGTTCATTATATAATGCATCAATGCCTGATTGCATTTCTTCCTCAGTATATAGCGCATTTCTAGCATCTAAAATAGCCTTCCGTATATCTTTAAGATACTTTTTAGCTGCGTTGGAATCAATCATCATATTATAATCGCATCCTTTTCACTATATTTACTATAATTCTTTTCATTTTTTAACAATCAACATTATTTAAAATGTAATTTATTGAGTACAACTTCTGCCGCTAGAAATCCACAACGAAATTATCTAGCAACAAAATAAAATATTCCCCCTTTCTTTCTGTAAGTTCTATTATAAGTTGTTTAGGCACATTCAAAAAAATAGCAATTCCATTTGCCAACCTATTTTCACTTGCATCGTCTATAATTTTAGGCACATGAAAGAAAATAATAGACCAAAGATGCGATACATATTTGGTGTCAGGCAAGGAAGTAAGTTTTGGTAATAGCGAGCCTATTGGCAAAACTTACTGACGCAGTATGACGCAAAATAGGTAAGCATACTGGTCTATTATCTTTTTGATTGTGCCTTATATATTTTCTATTGAAATAGCTCTAACTGGTGATCCATCAGCATCTTTATTTTTTAATGGCATAATACTTAAAATAAAACTTTCATTAATGATAGAATCTATATTTGTTAGGTTTTCAATAATTATTATATTCTTCTTCATCAATATTTTATGAATTGGAAATGTTGTTGACTCTATACTATCAATTGATATAGCATCAATACCAATGCCTTTCAAATTAAATTTTGATAACCATTTTGCACATTCTTCACTTAAACTCGGGAATCCCTTATAATAATTACTTTGCCCCCAATATTTACTCCACCCTGTTTTTAATATGATAAAATCAACTTGATTTATTTTTTCATCATAAAGTTTAAAATCACTAATTTCTATTAAATTTTTATTTTGATTTGAAAAATCCACGATAATAGCACTTCCAATAAAATTCTCTATGCTTAACTCATCTAGATAATTTCCATCATCAAGCATGTGCGCTGGTGAATCCACATGTGTTCCTGTATGTGAGCACATAGTAATCTTAGATTCTCGAAAACCATCCTTTTCAATCGTACTTACTTTTTCTAAAATTGGCTGTTCAGTTCCTGGAAAAACAGGCATATTTGAAGATATAATATGTGTTAAATCATTTACTTTCATATATACTCCTCCTCTAACTTAAACACGTGAAAACAAGTAACCATTTCAATGTGTATTAACGTATTGTGCCTAATACAATACATTTCTCTCTATTCCTTTGGAATACAATTATAAAAAAACAAACTATATCAAGATGTTTTTTTATAATTCATCTCACACTCATAATCTAAAAGTTGAAGATTTTGTTCTTGAATAATATCAATTAATAATTTTGAATAAATTTCCTCTCCCTTATCATTCTGTACAGTACTATATCCCGCTTTTTCTATAGCCTTTGCTTGATCCAAATACTCCGTAGCATCAAAAACTCCACTTTGCTTATACCTTTTGTTATTTTTAAGAAATTCACCATAATCTTTCATAGATTCTTCTTCACTGTTATATACTCTAAAATCATCCTTAATCTTTTGATTGTAATATTCCGATGTATTCATTTTAATCTTTTTACCTTTCCAGCTGGAATCTGCTTTTATTCCAAATAAGTTATTCGCTTGGATGCTTAAGTCAGATTTTCCCCATCCACTTTCTAGTATAGCTTGAGAAATTATTACAGATGGAAGGACGCCGTATTTATCATATATTTCAGCTGCTTGAGGATATAATTGTTGAATAAATTGCTCTTTGGAATTATCCTTTAAGTTATTCTTTTTAGATCCTGTATATTTTAAATCATCTATATAATTATATACTTTCTTTTTTTGCTTCTCATCCAATGATAATTTACCTAATACTACATCTAAATCCACTAGCTCATATTCACTATTTTTAATCTTGCTGCTTGTACTATTTTTTTCTAAAAACATATTTGCTAATTCATTTAAACTTTGGTCACTGATATTAGAAAAATCATTTTTATATCTAACTCCATCAATTGCAGCCATATACTTCCAATTAACTTGAAGTTTTCCCTTGCTAGCATCATCTGCGGCTTGTATATAAAGTTTTGTATTTAATTGATTTAAATTAATATTTTTGTACTTTGCTTCATATGACATATAAATTGCTAACCCAACAATTATTACAAAAATCAAACCTATAATGTTAGTCATAAACCTGAAAAAACTTTTTTTTTCTTTTCTTATACTCATTCTTATAACTCTCCTTCATCTCTTGTAAGCAGTCCTCTAATAACTATAAATTCCCCCATATACTTAAGAACAAAAGTAACTACACCACTTTTAATTAATAATTAATAATTGAAGTTGAAGCATCACTTTTTACTAGGTAATTTCCTTTAATCGTTTTTTTTGAAAAGTTGCAAGCTTTTCATTCCTAATAATTAATCATTCATTATTAATTTTTCACCATTTAATACGCGTATAAGCATTTATATAGCTTTCGTCAAAAAATTAATTTTTTGCACTTTCCTAAATACTTTACTATAGGTTAAAATTTTTCATTTTATTTCTCCACTAATTATACTATAATAAATAATCTTAATATTAAAGTTTAAATATAAATATTTAATAAATAATTAATTTAATAACAATTCAAAGAACAAAAATTATTCTGTAGCAAAATAAAAATAATTGACTACATTCAAAAATGAACTAAATTCATCATAGAATGCAATCAATTATAAAATAACCTATTTTACTTATTTAACATGCTTTTTATAAATTTCTTTAACCTATACCAGCATTTTTCTATAATTTATGTTTCACTAAAAATTTTACTAATTTCTCTTCATCATTAAATTCTAAATCATAATTAAATCTCGGCTTTTCAATCACTATTAATTTAATTTTAGAATGTCGTACAGCTTTAAGCTTTTCTAAAACTCCACCTTCAATTCCACTATCCTTGGTCAAAACAGCCTTAACATTATATTGTTTTATAAATGCTTTTTCTAATTCATAAGATATTGGTCCCTGAAGTGCTATAATATCTTTAAGCTTAATTCCTGCTTCTACTATTTTAGCCAACACACTTGGAGATGGTAAAATTCTATGTATTACTCTATATTCAAAATCTAAATTTAAAAACTTAGAAACATTATTTCCACCTGTAGTGTTTAGAATATTCCCTTCGATATTTTTTATAATATTAATTGCTTCATCATAATTTTTAACTCTTATTATATCTTCGCCAGAAATATCTTCTAAAGCTCCTTGTCTTTCATATCTCACATATTTGATATTAAGCTCATTTGCACATTCCAAAGCCGTCTTAGTAACTTCCTGTGCATACGGATGTGACGCATCAACCAAAATATTAATTTCATTGCACTTTATCCAATTTATCATTTCTTCTTTATTCAAGGGTTTTGTGTTTAAGTTCTTAATTCTAAATTCTTTAAGAAGCTGTCCGCCATATGATGTAGCCGTTGTAACTGCAATATCATCAGTATACTTATTTATTAATGATAAAATTTTTCTTCCCTCTGAGGTTCCTAAAATAAACCCAAACATAAAGATCTCCTAACTGTTCTTTCTTTTATTTTCATAACCTCTAGGTGTTATAAATTTTCCATCTTTATAATAACTTTTTGAATTTCCTATTATTACAATTGACATCATATCTACTATTTCAGTATCAAAATCTTTAATTGTAAATAATTTATAACTTTGACCTTCTCTCAATGCATGTCTCACAACTGCAACAGGTGTAGTATCTTCTCTAAATTCCTTTATTATATCTATGCATTCTCTTAAATAATGTGGTCTTCCTTTGCTCTTAGGATTATATAATGATACTATAAAATCTCCTTCTGCTGCTAGCTTAACTCTTTTCTTTATATCCTCATATGGTGTCATAAGATCACTTAAACTAATATTACAATTATCATGCATAAGTGGTGCACCAATTATTGAACCGGCTGCACTTGATGCTGTTATTCCTGGAATAATTTCCACATCTTCATCATTTCTAAGCTCAAGAATTAATCCAGCCATTCCATAAATTCCAGCATCACCAGTACTAATTAATGCTACATTTTTATTTTTACATAAACTTAAAGCTTCTTTGCATCTATCTTCTTCTGCTTTCATTCCCGTTGAATATACTTCTTTATCTTTTACCAATTCTTTTATCATATCAATATACTTATTGTATCCAACAATAACATCACTATCTTCAATTGCTTTTAAAGCTCTTAAACTCATGTTCTCTATACTTCCAGGTCCTATTCCTATAACTCTTAATTTTCCCATTTAAAATCCACCTTTCTTAATCTTATCTTTGGTTATTTCTTCTATATGTGTATTATCAGTACCACAGCATCCTCCAAAAACTTTAAGATTAAACTTATTATATAGGTTAATCATATCATTTGCCAAGCTTATACTATCAGAAGTTTTTAATTCTGAACAGTTATCTAGTTCTTCTGGACATAATTCTGATGTATTTGCTTATGTTCCTTTGAATCTATTTTTAACAACAGAAGTTACATTAAATTGTTGTGATAATGCACTATAATTATATAATTAATACCAATTGCAATATCAATTACAATTGGTATTTTATTAACACTTATTTTAATTGGATAAATTTAAAATACTGATTCAATTATTTTCAGAACTTAAATAAATAAACTTCTAAATTATCACTTCTTACTTAAATAGATTTTTCATTTAATAATGTAAGTATTTTTTTCTGCATAAATTTATTACTATCTATATTATCAAATAAGTCTTTAATTTCATTTTTATTTAATTCAAATTTACTTTCTAGCTCACCAATATTATTATCTTTTTCATATTCATTAGTTATATAGTTTCCAACCGACTTTATGTTTTCAAATATCTTTAATTCCAACTCTAAATTTTCATTTTTATTTACTTTAGCACTAATATTATTAATAAAATCTATTATATTTTTAAAATTATAATCATTATTCTCTAGTATTTCTAATTCTTTAAGCCAAGATTTATATTCCTCTATATCCTCTTTATATGTATTTATTTTAAAAGTTTCTAATAACTTAATTGTTTGGTCATATTCGCATACATCAAAATATACCATCGAGTCTTTAATTCCTATGTTAGTAGTAATTTGAATAGATGGCAATAGTATATACTTAATAAATGAATATAACTTATCTTTAGATGTAAAACAAACCCAATCTCTAACACCATCATTGCTTTTCTTATTAATCATAGAATATTTTAAAATAGCACCATCAATAGTTATATTAATTTCTTCTTCTCCATCTACCCATCTTCTCCAAAAATCCATTAAATCTTTATTCATATTTTATTCTCCTTTAAGTTACAATACTTTATAAGTTATCTAAAAATAACTTATTAATCTTAAGTAGTACATCTTTGAATTTAATACTTATTTAATGTAACTCTAAATCTTATATTAAGCAATATGTTTAAAAACTTTTATAACAATTAATATGGCTTAATTATTTATTTTATATTTATATAATGGGCGTCCAACTTTGCCATATTCAATAATTTTTTCAAGCTGTCCTTGCTTACTCATATAATCAAGATATTTCCTAACAGTAACTTTTGCTATACCAAGCTTTTCAGATAAATCCTCTGTTGTAAAATATTCTTGGTTAATATTACTTAACTCATCTACTATTGATTTATATGTATATTTATTAAATCCTTTTTCAAGAGTATAATTTGATTTTTCCTTATTTATTGCATTATTTTTGCTATTTAAAATAAACTTATCAAGCTCACACTGTTCAAGAGTTTCATGATGCTTAAAACTATTAAGTCTTTCTTTAAAAATGTTTAGAGATTCTCTAAATCTTTCAAATGTAAATGGCTTTATTAAATAATCAACTACCCCATATCTAAAAGCATCCCTTATTCTTTCCATACTTTTATCAGCAGTAATTAATATAACATCTGATGAAATTTCTTCTTTTCTAAGCCATTTCAAAAAATCTATCCCATTCTCATTTGGCAGAAAAACATCTAAAAGAATTAAATCAACAGTATTATTAGATATAAAATCTTTTGCTTCTGTAAGATTTGCAACAGCTTTTTTTAATGCAAAACCTTCTACTTTATCTAAAAATTTAGAATTTATTTGCCTAACCATTGGATCATCTTCAACAATCATAGTTTTAATCATATATTAACTCCTTTCCATAGGTATAGATATATTCCATTCAGTCCCATTATTAACCTTGAAATTAATACTTCCTTTAGCTTCATCAATAATTTTTTTAACAATATACATACCAAATCCATGTCCACTACTTTTACTTGTAATTCCTATATTGTAAATTGATTCTCTTATATCTTCTGGAATCCCACAACCATTATCTTTTACAATAATTTTCAACTTCTGTTCTTCTTCATATATTTTTACATATATCTCGCCTTGCCCATCATTTTTAACTGCATCTATAGAGTTTTCAATTAAGTTTCCAACAACTGATACAAGTTCTTCTGATGTCATATACTCCGGTAATTTAGTTATTTTACAATTCTCATCTACTAATAAATTTATTCTAGCTTCTTCACATTTACTATATTTCGCTAATATTAATGCCGCAAGTGATACATCCCTTATTTTATCTGATATTATAGTAGTTATATTTTTTTTACTTGAAGCTATAACATTAATAAATTTAACTGCTTCATCATATTCTTCTAATTGAACAAGCCCTGAAATCGTATGCAGTTTATTCATAAATTCATGGTTTTGAGCTCTAAGTGACCATGCCATTTTTTTTATTCCAGTAAGTTCTTCTGCCATTTTACGTACTTCTGTTAAATCTTCAAAAGTTATAACCAATCCTAAGCTTTCATTTTTAAAACCTTTTATAGGATTATATTTGCACATAATATTTAGACCTGGGCGTACTTTTATTTCTATATTTTTCTTTTGCTCACCACTTTTTAAAACTGAATCTGCAATACTTTCATATGTAAAATCAGTTATCGGAGAGCCTATATGACCTTTTTCTAAGCCTAAAATTCTGCTCGCTTCTTTATTAAACAGAGTTATACGTCCATTATTATCTAAAGCAATTATACCTTCTTTTATATTTTCGATTACTATTTCCTTTTGTTTTAAAATTAATGCTATTTCTTCTGGTTCAAGTCCAAATATAGCTTTTTTTATATTATACGAGATAGCTATAGCACCTGAAATACCTAAAATTAACCCAAGTACTATAATTGGAATGAATTTATACATTTTTGTATACAATTCATTGTCAAACTTATTATATAACATACCCACAGCCACTGCACCTATCTGCTTATTATTTTCATCATATATAGGTGTAAAAGCTCTTACTGAAACTCCAAGGCTCCCAATGGCAGTTGATATATATTGTTCACCATTTTTTAATACCCTTTCTTCATCACCTCCCTCAAATTTTTCGCCTATATTACTTTTTACGGGATGCGAATATCTTGTCCCATTCATATCCATAATAACTATAAATTCTACGTTATTCTTTAAACGCACCTCTTCAATTTCAGAATTTAACAACTCATTTGAAATATTTCTGTTTCCCTTTAAGTATTCTTTGACTTCATAAGTTGAAGCAAAAGAGTTGGCTATATTTAACATATTTCTATCTATTTGTTCCATTAATAAAGTTTTCATTTGCTTAAAAGAAAGTATGGTTATACTTCCAATTGAAATTATAAGAATAATTATTACAAATGAAATTATTTTTTCTCTTAACTTCATAAATTCTCTCCTCTTATTAATTTATCTGTTTCTTTAGATAAATTAATATAATTATCATAATGAAATCAATTTCACATTTTTTATTATACCATAAAATTAAGAGCGAATTCTAAAGAATCCGCTCTTTTCTTAATAGAATACATTTAAAAAATAACAACTCAATGTGTCTCAATTATTCGTATTCCCTAACCTTTTCCTCTCCATTTAAAACTCTAAGAGCACCTTGTGCTAAAGCAAGCATTTCATCTTCCCCTGGATAAACAACTATAGGTGCTATAAAGCCTACTTTCTTACTTATAAAATCCACCATTGGCTTTCCATAAGCCATTCCTCCAGTTAAAATTATAGCATCTACTTTTCCATTTAAAACTGTTGCTGCTGCACCTATTTCCTTTGCAACTTGATAACCCATAGCATCATGTATTAATTTAGCTTTTCTATCTCCTTTTAGTGCTGCATTTTCTACAATTCTAGCGTCATTAGTATCAAGATATGCTACAAAGCCTCCTTTTCCAGTTATCTTCTTTAACACTTCTTGCATTGTATGTTTTCCACTGAAGCACATTCTAACTAAATCACCCGCTGGAACTCCACCACTTCTTTCAGGTGAAAAAGCGCCATCTCCATCAAGAGCATTATTCACATCTATTATCTTTCCATTTCTATGTGCTCCTACTGAAACTCCTCCACCCATATGAGCTACTATAACGTTTACATCTTCGTAATTTCTTGACCTTTCTTTAGCATATCTCTTAGCTACAGCTTTTTGATTTAACGCATGAAAAATGCTTTTTCTCCGAATTTCTGAAATTCCTGATATTCTTGCTATTTCTTCCATCTCATCTACAACTACTGGATCTACTATAAAAGCAGGCTTTTGGATATCTGTAGCAATTTTACTTGCTATTATAGCTCCAAGATTAGATGCATGCTCTCCTCTTATGTTATCTTTTAAATCCTCTAGCATCTTATCATTTATGTTATAAGTACCACTAATGATAGGTTTCAAAAGCCCTCCCCTACCAACTACAGCATCAATTTCTTGTATATCTATTTTTTTACTCTCTAAGATTTTCAATATAGCTTCTGTTCTAAAATTTTGTTGATCCACTACATGTTTAAAGTTTCCTATTTCATCTGAAGAATGCCTTAATGTTTCTTGAAATATCTGCTTTTCATCATGATATACGGAAATCTTTGTTGATGTAGAACCTGGATTTATTATTAATAATTTATATTTCACATCTTTTCCTCCCCTACGTTTGTATTTATAATATGCATTTTAAATATTCCCTTATTTTTAGAATATTAAACATAGTATTCCACATTAAATATATTTCATTCCAATATTTTAATTTTATGCAAATATACAATTCCCCTTGTTGTATATTAGATCATTAAATATCTATATAACAAGGGGTGACTTGTATTCATTTTTTATTATGCAGTAGCTTCACTATTTAATTTTTTTACTTTATTCTTCTGAAGCATTTTAAATACAAATGAAACAATGAATGGACAAAGGATAGCAGATATTACACATGCTGCTGCAACTTGTGCAGTAGCTATTGCTGCTATAGCTACTATTGATGGATCTGCTGCTGCAACAACAGCTGGTGTCGCTACAGCATTTCCTGCAGTTGATCCTGTTGCTAAGCCAATTATAGGCTCTTCTTTAAATATTTTTAAAAGTACAAAAGCTCCTATTCCTGTAAAAGAAGCTATTATTCCTAATAATATACCAGGACCTCCAGCGTTTATAATAGTTCCAAGATTCATTCCTGCACCCAATGGAAACGAGAAGAATGGTATTAATAACATTTTACTGCTTCCAAGGAATTTTCTCATATCTGAATCAATGTTTCCAAGTATCATTCCTATTATTATTGGAACTAATACTCCTACAAGTGCCATAAAAGGAACTTGAGCAAGTCCTGATGCACCTAAAGCAACTAGTGTAAAGAATGGACCATCTTTTAAAGATAATAAAGCATAAGCACCTACATCAGTTTCA
This genomic interval carries:
- a CDS encoding cobalt-precorrin-6A reductase, with protein sequence MFGFILGTSEGRKILSLINKYTDDIAVTTATSYGGQLLKEFRIKNLNTKPLNKEEMINWIKCNEINILVDASHPYAQEVTKTALECANELNIKYVRYERQGALEDISGEDIIRVKNYDEAINIIKNIEGNILNTTGGNNVSKFLNLDFEYRVIHRILPSPSVLAKIVEAGIKLKDIIALQGPISYELEKAFIKQYNVKAVLTKDSGIEGGVLEKLKAVRHSKIKLIVIEKPRFNYDLEFNDEEKLVKFLVKHKL
- a CDS encoding homocysteine S-methyltransferase family protein is translated as MANDMINLYNKFNLKVFGGCCGTDNTHIEEITKDKIKKGGF
- the cobT gene encoding nicotinate-nucleotide--dimethylbenzimidazole phosphoribosyltransferase, translated to MDKNLNQLRNIIQGIEDLHKDSILQATDRMTSLAKPLKSLGKLEEIAIKLSGITGEIKNNINKKIVIIMCSDNGVVEEGVASAPQSVTLAQTINFTKGLTGVAVLAKANNTDLMVIDVGINCDFNHPKVINKKIRKSTNNIAKGQAMSYEEAIKAILVGIEAVKKAKEEGYEILGVGEMGIGNTSTSSAVLSVLTGAKVENVVGRGGGVTDEAFLRKINVIKKAIKINAPLKEDPIDVVSKVGGFDIAAMAGVFIGAAYYKVPVVIDGFISVVAALIAFRLNNKTRDYMFTSHGSREIGFKVAMKELELSPILNLDMALGEGSGCPLSFSIIDSACAVMNNMATFEEAEINDSYLDELKIMDKRSIF
- a CDS encoding 2-keto-3-deoxygluconate permease; the protein is MQIPIKKTLDKIPGGMMVVPLFLGVLVNTFCPQVLKIGGFTTALFSSAASSTILACFMFLIGSQINFKLAPKALKKGALLITGKFIVGAGIGIFVGKVFGPAGVLGLSPLAILAALTNCNGGLYASLASQYGDETDVGAYALLSLKDGPFFTLVALGASGLAQVPFMALVGVLVPIIIGMILGNIDSDMRKFLGSSKMLLIPFFSFPLGAGMNLGTIINAGGPGILLGIIASFTGIGAFVLLKIFKEEPIIGLATGSTAGNAVATPAVVAAADPSIVAIAAIATAQVAAACVISAILCPFIVSFVFKMLQKNKVKKLNSEATA
- a CDS encoding cyclase family protein, with the protein product MKVNDLTHIISSNMPVFPGTEQPILEKVSTIEKDGFRESKITMCSHTGTHVDSPAHMLDDGNYLDELSIENFIGSAIIVDFSNQNKNLIEISDFKLYDEKINQVDFIILKTGWSKYWGQSNYYKGFPSLSEECAKWLSKFNLKGIGIDAISIDSIESTTFPIHKILMKKNIIIIENLTNIDSIINESFILSIMPLKNKDADGSPVRAISIENI
- a CDS encoding response regulator gives rise to the protein MIKTMIVEDDPMVRQINSKFLDKVEGFALKKAVANLTEAKDFISNNTVDLILLDVFLPNENGIDFLKWLRKEEISSDVILITADKSMERIRDAFRYGVVDYLIKPFTFERFRESLNIFKERLNSFKHHETLEQCELDKFILNSKNNAINKEKSNYTLEKGFNKYTYKSIVDELSNINQEYFTTEDLSEKLGIAKVTVRKYLDYMSKQGQLEKIIEYGKVGRPLYKYKINN
- the buk gene encoding butyrate kinase yields the protein MKYKLLIINPGSTSTKISVYHDEKQIFQETLRHSSDEIGNFKHVVDQQNFRTEAILKILESKKIDIQEIDAVVGRGGLLKPIISGTYNINDKMLEDLKDNIRGEHASNLGAIIASKIATDIQKPAFIVDPVVVDEMEEIARISGISEIRRKSIFHALNQKAVAKRYAKERSRNYEDVNVIVAHMGGGVSVGAHRNGKIIDVNNALDGDGAFSPERSGGVPAGDLVRMCFSGKHTMQEVLKKITGKGGFVAYLDTNDARIVENAALKGDRKAKLIHDAMGYQVAKEIGAAATVLNGKVDAIILTGGMAYGKPMVDFISKKVGFIAPIVVYPGEDEMLALAQGALRVLNGEEKVREYE
- a CDS encoding ATP-binding protein, with product MKLREKIISFVIIILIISIGSITILSFKQMKTLLMEQIDRNMLNIANSFASTYEVKEYLKGNRNISNELLNSEIEEVRLKNNVEFIVIMDMNGTRYSHPVKSNIGEKFEGGDEERVLKNGEQYISTAIGSLGVSVRAFTPIYDENNKQIGAVAVGMLYNKFDNELYTKMYKFIPIIVLGLILGISGAIAISYNIKKAIFGLEPEEIALILKQKEIVIENIKEGIIALDNNGRITLFNKEASRILGLEKGHIGSPITDFTYESIADSVLKSGEQKKNIEIKVRPGLNIMCKYNPIKGFKNESLGLVITFEDLTEVRKMAEELTGIKKMAWSLRAQNHEFMNKLHTISGLVQLEEYDEAVKFINVIASSKKNITTIISDKIRDVSLAALILAKYSKCEEARINLLVDENCKITKLPEYMTSEELVSVVGNLIENSIDAVKNDGQGEIYVKIYEEEQKLKIIVKDNGCGIPEDIRESIYNIGITSKSSGHGFGMYIVKKIIDEAKGSINFKVNNGTEWNISIPMERS
- a CDS encoding glycoside hydrolase family 73 protein — its product is MSIRKEKKSFFRFMTNIIGLIFVIIVGLAIYMSYEAKYKNINLNQLNTKLYIQAADDASKGKLQVNWKYMAAIDGVRYKNDFSNISDQSLNELANMFLEKNSTSSKIKNSEYELVDLDVVLGKLSLDEKQKKKVYNYIDDLKYTGSKKNNLKDNSKEQFIQQLYPQAAEIYDKYGVLPSVIISQAILESGWGKSDLSIQANNLFGIKADSSWKGKKIKMNTSEYYNQKIKDDFRVYNSEEESMKDYGEFLKNNKRYKQSGVFDATEYLDQAKAIEKAGYSTVQNDKGEEIYSKLLIDIIQEQNLQLLDYECEMNYKKTS
- the cobJ gene encoding precorrin-3B C(17)-methyltransferase produces the protein MGKLRVIGIGPGSIENMSLRALKAIEDSDVIVGYNKYIDMIKELVKDKEVYSTGMKAEEDRCKEALSLCKNKNVALISTGDAGIYGMAGLILELRNDEDVEIIPGITASSAAGSIIGAPLMHDNCNISLSDLMTPYEDIKKRVKLAAEGDFIVSLYNPKSKGRPHYLRECIDIIKEFREDTTPVAVVRHALREGQSYKLFTIKDFDTEIVDMMSIVIIGNSKSYYKDGKFITPRGYENKRKNS